One genomic window of Nasonia vitripennis strain AsymCx chromosome 1 unlocalized genomic scaffold, Nvit_psr_1.1 chr1_random0013, whole genome shotgun sequence includes the following:
- the LOC100115142 gene encoding alkyldihydroxyacetonephosphate synthase isoform X1, translating into MMPRADEERPGLDAAEVRSAVPKSRQELLKWDGWGYKDSAFTVNEKEIIEFTGSRYPIGNQELPYFTKWVKDMFHVNMACRAEHKSIPQDYPEPTISDTFLEAVKSLGVDYSVQGVDRLIRAHGHALREIFMLKRGVYRRIPDIVIWPKCHDDVKRVVRACLGHGVAIIPFGGGTSVSGAANCPENERRTIVCLDTTQMNRILWIDRDNLLACCEAGIIGQDLERELRLRGLTSGHEPDSYEFSSLGGWVATRASGMKKNVYGNIEDLVIRVRMVTGRSEDPEVTLERGAQVPRASTGPDFDHVILGSEGTLGVITEVVFKVRPLPTIVKYGSVVFPDFESGLGALREVARERCQPASIRLMDNEQFKFGQALRPESSWLGTIMQGLKHAYISHIKGFSWDTLCVATLLFEGNSAKDVAAHEAKIYDIARRHGGVPSGETNGERGYTLTFVIAYIRDLGLDYNVVSESFETSVAWNRASALCRNVKARVAAECHAREIHHFLISCRITQTYDSGCCIYFYMGFNYENLADPVATYEAIEHSAREEILACGGSLSHHHGVGKMRASFYPEAVGEAGLSLYRATKNHLDPNNIFAAGNLDPLGKPKL; encoded by the exons ATGATGCCCCGTGCAGACGAGGAGCGACCGGGCCTCGATGCCGCCGAGGTGCGCAGCGCCGTGCCCAAATCCAG ACAAGAGCTTCTTAAATGGGACGGTTGGGGTTACAAAGATTCCGCCTTCACAGTCAATGAGAAGGAAATCATCGAGTTTACTGGAAGCAG GTATCCGATAGGCAACCAAGAGTTGCCCTACTTCACTAAATGGGTCAAGGACATGTTCCACGTGAACATGGCCTGTCGCGCGGAACACAAGTCCATTCCGCAAGACTACCCGGAGCCGACGATCAGCGATACATTCCTCGAGGCGGTCAAGTCGCTGGGAGTGGACTACTCCGTCCAGGGCGTCGACCGCCTCATCCGAGCGCACGGACACGCGCTGCGGGAAATCTTCATGCTGAAACGGGGCGTCTACAGGAGGATACCGGATATCGTTATTTGGCCGA AATGTCACGACGACGTGAAGCGAGTGGTGCGAGCTTGCCTGGGCCACGGGGTGGCCATCATCCCGTTCGGCGGCGGAACATCGGTCAGTGGAGCGGCCAACTGTCCGGAGAACGAGAGACGCACGATCGTCTGCCTGGACACGACCCAGATGAATCGTATTCTTTGGATCGATCGGGACAACCTGCTCGCCTGCTGCGAAGCCGGCATCATAGGGCAGGACCTCGAGCGCGAGCTCAGGCTCAGGGGACTCACCTCTGGCCATGAGCCAGACTCCTATGAGTTCTCTAG TCTCGGCGGATGGGTGGCGACGCGCGCCAGCGGCATGAAGAAGAACGTCTACGGCAACATCGAGGACCTGGTGATCAGGGTGCGCATGGTAACGGGCCGCAGCGAAGATCCCGAGGTGACCCTCGAGCGCGGTGCGCAAGTGCCGCGCGCCTCCACCGGCCCGGACTTCGACCACGTAATCCTCGGCAGCGAGGGCACTCTCGGCGTCATCACCGAGGTCGTGTTCAAGGTCCGGCCGCTGCCCACTATCGTCAAGTACGGCAGCGTCGTCTTTCCCGACTTCGAGAGCGGACTCGGAGCTCTCAGAGAG GTGGCTCGGGAGCGGTGCCAGCCCGCCAGCATCCGGCTGATGGACAACGAGCAGTTCAAATTCGGCCAGGCCCTGAGACCCGAGTCGAGCTGGCTCGGCACGATCATGCAGGGTCTGAAGCACGCGTACATCAGCCACATAAAGGGCTTCAGCTGGGACACGCTGTGCGTGGCGACGCTGCTCTTCGAGGGCAACTCGGCCAAGGACGTGGCGGCCCACGAGGCCAAGATCTACGACATCGCGAGGCGCCACGGCGGCGTACCCTCCGGCGAGACGAACGGCGAGCGCGGCTACACTCTCACCTTCGTCATCGCTTACATCCGCGATCTGGGCCTCGACTACAACGTGGTCTCCGAGAGCTTTGAGACGTCGGTCGCGTGGAACCGGGCCTCGGCCCTCTGTCGCAACGTCAAGGCTCGCGTCGCCGCCGAGTGCCACGCCCGCGAGATCCACCACTTTCTCATCTCCTGCCGCATCACCCAGACCTACGACTCGGGCTGCTGCATCTACTTCTACATGGGCTTCAACTACGAAAACCTGGCCGATCCCGTCGCCACCTACGAGGCCATCGAGCACTCGGCTCGCGAGGAGATTCTCGCCTGCGGCGGCAGCTTGTCTCATCATCACGGGGTAGGCAAgatgcgcgcgagcttctACCCGGAGGCGGTGGGCGAGGCTGGCCTCTCGCTTTACCGAGCCACCAAGAACCACCTCGATCCCAACAACATATTCGCCGCAGGCAATCTCGATCCCCTTGGCAAGCCGAAGCTCTAA
- the LOC100115142 gene encoding alkyldihydroxyacetonephosphate synthase isoform X2, which translates to MFHVNMACRAEHKSIPQDYPEPTISDTFLEAVKSLGVDYSVQGVDRLIRAHGHALREIFMLKRGVYRRIPDIVIWPKCHDDVKRVVRACLGHGVAIIPFGGGTSVSGAANCPENERRTIVCLDTTQMNRILWIDRDNLLACCEAGIIGQDLERELRLRGLTSGHEPDSYEFSSLGGWVATRASGMKKNVYGNIEDLVIRVRMVTGRSEDPEVTLERGAQVPRASTGPDFDHVILGSEGTLGVITEVVFKVRPLPTIVKYGSVVFPDFESGLGALREVARERCQPASIRLMDNEQFKFGQALRPESSWLGTIMQGLKHAYISHIKGFSWDTLCVATLLFEGNSAKDVAAHEAKIYDIARRHGGVPSGETNGERGYTLTFVIAYIRDLGLDYNVVSESFETSVAWNRASALCRNVKARVAAECHAREIHHFLISCRITQTYDSGCCIYFYMGFNYENLADPVATYEAIEHSAREEILACGGSLSHHHGVGKMRASFYPEAVGEAGLSLYRATKNHLDPNNIFAAGNLDPLGKPKL; encoded by the exons ATGTTCCACGTGAACATGGCCTGTCGCGCGGAACACAAGTCCATTCCGCAAGACTACCCGGAGCCGACGATCAGCGATACATTCCTCGAGGCGGTCAAGTCGCTGGGAGTGGACTACTCCGTCCAGGGCGTCGACCGCCTCATCCGAGCGCACGGACACGCGCTGCGGGAAATCTTCATGCTGAAACGGGGCGTCTACAGGAGGATACCGGATATCGTTATTTGGCCGA AATGTCACGACGACGTGAAGCGAGTGGTGCGAGCTTGCCTGGGCCACGGGGTGGCCATCATCCCGTTCGGCGGCGGAACATCGGTCAGTGGAGCGGCCAACTGTCCGGAGAACGAGAGACGCACGATCGTCTGCCTGGACACGACCCAGATGAATCGTATTCTTTGGATCGATCGGGACAACCTGCTCGCCTGCTGCGAAGCCGGCATCATAGGGCAGGACCTCGAGCGCGAGCTCAGGCTCAGGGGACTCACCTCTGGCCATGAGCCAGACTCCTATGAGTTCTCTAG TCTCGGCGGATGGGTGGCGACGCGCGCCAGCGGCATGAAGAAGAACGTCTACGGCAACATCGAGGACCTGGTGATCAGGGTGCGCATGGTAACGGGCCGCAGCGAAGATCCCGAGGTGACCCTCGAGCGCGGTGCGCAAGTGCCGCGCGCCTCCACCGGCCCGGACTTCGACCACGTAATCCTCGGCAGCGAGGGCACTCTCGGCGTCATCACCGAGGTCGTGTTCAAGGTCCGGCCGCTGCCCACTATCGTCAAGTACGGCAGCGTCGTCTTTCCCGACTTCGAGAGCGGACTCGGAGCTCTCAGAGAG GTGGCTCGGGAGCGGTGCCAGCCCGCCAGCATCCGGCTGATGGACAACGAGCAGTTCAAATTCGGCCAGGCCCTGAGACCCGAGTCGAGCTGGCTCGGCACGATCATGCAGGGTCTGAAGCACGCGTACATCAGCCACATAAAGGGCTTCAGCTGGGACACGCTGTGCGTGGCGACGCTGCTCTTCGAGGGCAACTCGGCCAAGGACGTGGCGGCCCACGAGGCCAAGATCTACGACATCGCGAGGCGCCACGGCGGCGTACCCTCCGGCGAGACGAACGGCGAGCGCGGCTACACTCTCACCTTCGTCATCGCTTACATCCGCGATCTGGGCCTCGACTACAACGTGGTCTCCGAGAGCTTTGAGACGTCGGTCGCGTGGAACCGGGCCTCGGCCCTCTGTCGCAACGTCAAGGCTCGCGTCGCCGCCGAGTGCCACGCCCGCGAGATCCACCACTTTCTCATCTCCTGCCGCATCACCCAGACCTACGACTCGGGCTGCTGCATCTACTTCTACATGGGCTTCAACTACGAAAACCTGGCCGATCCCGTCGCCACCTACGAGGCCATCGAGCACTCGGCTCGCGAGGAGATTCTCGCCTGCGGCGGCAGCTTGTCTCATCATCACGGGGTAGGCAAgatgcgcgcgagcttctACCCGGAGGCGGTGGGCGAGGCTGGCCTCTCGCTTTACCGAGCCACCAAGAACCACCTCGATCCCAACAACATATTCGCCGCAGGCAATCTCGATCCCCTTGGCAAGCCGAAGCTCTAA
- the LOC100679770 gene encoding UDP-glucuronosyltransferase 2A3 has translation MTRPSAKLAAAFLLLVLSCRVTEGLRILGLFPLHGKSHFVMCEALMRGLAARGHQVDVYSHFPLKQPVANYTDFSLAGSIPLLSNSMSFELMNSFGGDSISIPQLLKLGADPICELLNLPIFQKLLRQPPSDPPYDVVIVELFLANCYLAWGRHLNAPTVSVVTTSIFDWLNEPLGNPTNLAVEPSVFSKTIAPMNFYERLSNVLMSTYVKWSFNYHARSQDAIVKKLFGPDMPDVIELQKDIALTLVNYHHALNGLRPYSPAIVPVGGLHVLDSSDPLPKEVQKFMDDSKSGFIYISFGSMVRIETFPKPMLDAFYKTFAKIAPVRVLMKIAKPEELPAGLPSNVMTQPWLNQVKVLKHKNIRAFVTHGGLMGTQESIYHGVPMIGVPLFGDQHFNVESYVKRNMAIKLIREDITEENFGKAVNEILSKPIYKKSAEKAGAMFRDVPMGPMDTAAFWIEYVARHGKDALRSPVIDMPWWQAKLYDVYGFLLLLVALALCVVRIAVKKVCGLFCTKSCPPAKTSKQKKR, from the exons ATGACTCGGCCATCCGCGAAGCTCGCCGCGGCTTTCCTCCTCCTAGTCCTCTCCTGTCGTGTCACGGAAGGCCTGCGAATCCTGGGATTATTTCCCCTGCACGGCAAGAGCCACTTCGTCATGTGCGAGGCCCTGATGCGCGGCTTGGCGGCGCGAGGCCACCAGGTCGACGTTTACAGTCACTTCCCGCTGAAGCAACCGGTGGCCAACTACACGGACTTCAGCCTCGCCGGTTCCATACCACTGCTCTCGAACAGCATGAGCTTCGAGCTGATGAACTCTTTCGGCGGCGACAGCATCTCCATTCCTCAGCTGCTCAAACTAGGCGCGGACCCCATATGCGAGCTGCTGAATCTGCCGATTTTTCAGAAGCTCCTGAGGCAACCGCCCAGTGATCCACCGTACGATGTGGTCATAGTTGAG CTGTTTCTGGCCAACTGCTACCTCGCCTGGGGCCGTCACCTGAACGCTCCCACGGTCTCGGTGGTGACGACTTCCATCTTCGACTGGCTGAACGAACCCCTGGGCAACCCGACCAACCTGGCTGTCGAGCCAAGTGTCTTCTCCAAGACGATCGCGCCGATGAATTTCTACGAGCGCCTCTCCAACGTCCTGATGAGCACCTACGTCAAGTGGTCCTTCAACTACCATGCCCGCAGCCAGGACGCCATAGTGAAGAAGCTCTTTGGGCCAGACATGCCGGACGTCATCGAGCTGCAGAAGGATATAGCCCTGACCCTGGTCAACTACCACCACGCGCTCAACGGCCTGAGACCCTACTCGCCAGCGATTGTTCCCGTGGGTGGTCTGCACGTTCTCGACAGCAGCGACCCCCTACCGAAG GAAGTCCAAAAGTTCATGGACGACAGCAAGTCTGGCTTCATCTACATCTCGTTCGGCTCGATGGTCCGGATCGAGACCTTCCCCAAGCCTATGCTCGACGCCTTCTACAAGACTTTCGCGAAGATCGCCCCGGTTCGCGTGCTCATGAAGATCGCCAAGCCCGAGGAGCTTCCGGCGGGTCTTCCCTCGAACGTCATGACCCAGCCGTGGTTGAACCAAGTCAAAGTCCTGA AGCACAAGAACATCCGAGCTTTCGTGACTCACGGAGGCCTCATGGGCACCCAGGAGTCGATCTATCACGGCGTGCCCATGATCGGCGTGCCCCTCTTTGGCGACCAGCACTTTAACGTCGAGTCCTACGTCAAGCGCAACATggccatcaagctcatccgcGAGGACATCACGGAGGAGAACTTCGGCAAGGCCGTCAACGAGATCCTCAGCAAGCCCATCTACAA AAAATCCGCGGAGAAGGCCGGTGCCATGTTCCGGGACGTGCCGATGGGGCCGATGGATACGGCAGCTTTTTGGATCGAGTACGTCGCGCGACACGGCAAAGATGCGCTGCGCTCGCCGGTCATCGACATGCCTTGGTGGCAGGCAAAGCTCTACGATGTCTACGGGTTCCTCCTACTGCTAGTCGCGCTTGCGCTGTGCGTCGTCAGGATTGCGGTTAAGAAAGTTTGCGGACTGTTTTGCACCAAGAGTTGCCCGCCGGCGAAGACTAGTAAGCAAAAGAAGCGGTAA